TTATCATAGATCTTGCGTGCCCTTGTATCGGGCAGCTCAGTAATGTTGTATTGAACCGACCAGTCGAaatcgtcttcttttctgacGTTTGTTGGGCGCTCAACGTGCTCGCCATTCACTTGGTTGCGAATAGTGACGAACATGCCAAAGAGTTCACGTTGTGGCCGTCCAGGGCTTTCCGTATTCTCTGCGGCATCACTCTcgtctccctcttcttcttcttcgataaGCTCATCATCGTTTGAAGTTTCGTCCTTGGCAGATGTCACTTGTTCATCCTCAATGGCTTCTTTATCATCATCCTTGGCCCTTGTAGTCAGATCGGCAAACATTCGTTGGAATGTCTTGAGATTTTGCGCCTTGTTGTCAATGCCCTCCGTGGCTTTCAGGATCAAATCTGTCAAGGAAGCCTTTTGCATCTCTGAGTCTGCTGTATCAAAGTTGGACCCTGAGTTTTCGTGCTGCTTCTCGTCCGATGCCTCATCAGCACCAAGACCATCCTCCGTGTCGTGTTTGCGAAGTGGCCTTACGAGATCTCCTGGGTCGTCAGATCTGTCTCGTAGCTCCTTAATTTTAGAAGAGTGTGCCGTCAGGGATGCCACCATGGCATCTAAATATTGCTCGATTTCAAGCTCAGTCTTGTCTTTGAGTATTCCGCTTTGCTCGAGAGCTTCCTGAACCGCTTCCCTGACTGATCCTATTCCCAGAGAATCATCTTCCACGGTTTCTTCAACCTTGATCATCATATCATTCCAGGCAGCCTCGTTCTGAGCATCTTGGTAAGAAAGATTGTCAGAAAGCTGCTCCGTCTCCTCGTTGAATGGCAGCGATGATTCGGCCTGGGCAGTTTCTCCCGTTTCTTCAGCTCcctcttcggcttcggctttgTTAATGGCACGCTCTAATTCTTCAACAGTTgatttggcagcttcttgagtTTTGGTCATTTCTTCCTCCGTTACCGGCTCAACAAAAAAGTATGTAAGAGGCACCTTTGTTGGGCGAGTCTCCACATGCAGTCGGAGCGTTCGTCCTGGGAAACGTTTGGTAGCTCTGTCCATGAGCTCATTCAAAAGTGTAACGCTAATTTTGAATTCTTGGTCGCCGACTCGGCGATCATTAGTCCCGTGAAGAGCCACATCCATTTCATCCAAGCTGATGTACTGGAACCCAAATATTCGCTGTGTGTTGTGATATgcgacgaagatgccatcCATGCGGCCCATTCGCACTTGCAGAGAGTATTTCAAAAACACCGTTCTGACCATATCGTAATACTCGCGCTCAAAAGACTCCCACTGACCAAACCGATTCTGAATTTCGTAGCCTGCCCCTTTCTCGTATCCCCGGACATCCATTCTGACGGCAACAACTGCTCGTGTTTTCAGGTCGAACATGCCGGAGCCAGGAAGCCTAGGATCATAGGCATCAAGCTGTGACCGCATCATGAAGTCTCCCAAAGTAGTATAGTGGAACGAGTCCTCTGcgtttctctcttcctctgtcAGCTGATGAGACCTTGATCTCCTATATTTTTCGAATTCCTCTTTTGGCAGCGTAAGAAGTTTTTCCATGGATTTTCCAAGCGAGCTGAGGATATTTTCCGTGTCATATTCTTTGTCAGAGTCAAATGCATAGACTCCATCATTGAAGTGCGCAAAAGCGGCAGCAGGGCCACGGCTTAAAGCGGTAAAGTTGTAAGATTCCGGCTCTAGTGATCGTGACAAGTACGCAAAATTAGGTTTTCTCCAAGCTGAGAGGAGAAAGTGAAAATGAGATAAAATTGAAGTCATGCTTGATGTTGAGCCGCAGTATTTCATGCCGTGAGCAGCACTGAGCTGTCTCAACTTTACGTCTTTGGATGAGGTGACATAGCTCCTTAGTGCATCGAAATCGAACTCCTTCACCGGCATGATGGAAGCCAGATAAGGATCGAAATTGAAGACGCGGGATCGGTCATCCTGCATGTGGTAGACTCCTGGGTTGAACAATACTCGATCAAGGTTATGGGAGAGTTGCGGCACTGGTAGCAAGGCGTCCTCTTCAACTGGGCACAGCTTCAGATGTTGGGGCCTTATGGTCTTGACATCCAAGTTCGATTTGccctttgtttttttgccctttgtTAATTTTTTGGCTAAAGAGGACTTCCCAGGAGGTAATTCTTCGGGAGCCGCTGGTGTCTCAGCATAACGAGCGATCAAATCATCCTCAATTTCCTCTTCATGCTCTGTTCCTTCAACGTCATTTTCTCGCCTTTTCCTTGGATTTGAAGATGAGCTCGAGGCTTGAAGGCGGGATTTTAATGAAGTCCATAAGCCTGCAGATGGCGGTATCACTGCATTATGCGATTCTCCCTTGCCTTTCGGGACTCCATTCTCAGGGCTCAAAGCGAACTTTCCAGGTTCAGCAGAGCTGGGCTGCTTATTCTTGGTTggctttttactttttgGTTTCTCTGAAGGGTCTTTGCGAGATTTGGTGCTCAAAGAGCTCTGTCGGCGCTTTGCTCTGGCTCTACTTCGTCCTGCTTTGCCATCTACCACTTGGGTGGTTGTGAAAGATTTTAAACTGATCTTGATCagaggctgtggctggcggAGCGCCCAGAGGGTAGCACGTTGGGCCAGTGGTCTGGCACGAAGAAATGGCTGAATCATCTCAAATTGTGAGACGACGACATGCTGTTATGAAAACAGCATAGAGTAGGTTTTCTTAGATTGAAGGAGGATATCCCTGGCAAACCAAACCATCAAGTTCATGATTGAAGTACAAGGGTACATCATACATAGAGTTTTGCTTATCGATAAAAGATGCCGGCGCTCTCGGCAATACAACGGAAGAGCCAGGCCCTCATGTCACTGCTTAGCGGGCGGCAGCTTGCCGTTTGCGTGCGCCACACGCAATCCGCTTTGTGGTGCTGGCACTGATGACGAACTCCCCTGCGACAGCTTCATCGCGGATCTTAAGCAG
This portion of the Trichoderma atroviride chromosome 6, complete sequence genome encodes:
- a CDS encoding uncharacterized protein (EggNog:ENOG41~BUSCO:EOG092D06WH) — its product is MIQPFLRARPLAQRATLWALRQPQPLIKISLKSFTTTQVVDGKAGRSRARAKRRQSSLSTKSRKDPSEKPKSKKPTKNKQPSSAEPGKFALSPENGVPKGKGESHNAVIPPSAGLWTSLKSRLQASSSSSNPRKRRENDVEGTEHEEEIEDDLIARYAETPAAPEELPPGKSSLAKKLTKGKKTKGKSNLDVKTIRPQHLKLCPVEEDALLPVPQLSHNLDRVLFNPGVYHMQDDRSRVFNFDPYLASIMPVKEFDFDALRSYVTSSKDVKLRQLSAAHGMKYCGSTSSMTSILSHFHFLLSAWRKPNFAYLSRSLEPESYNFTALSRGPAAAFAHFNDGVYAFDSDKEYDTENILSSLGKSMEKLLTLPKEEFEKYRRSRSHQLTEEERNAEDSFHYTTLGDFMMRSQLDAYDPRLPGSGMFDLKTRAVVAVRMDVRGYEKGAGYEIQNRFGQWESFEREYYDMVRTVFLKYSLQVRMGRMDGIFVAYHNTQRIFGFQYISLDEMDVALHGTNDRRVGDQEFKISVTLLNELMDRATKRFPGRTLRLHVETRPTKVPLTYFFVEPVTEEEMTKTQEAAKSTVEELERAINKAEAEEGAEETGETAQAESSLPFNEETEQLSDNLSYQDAQNEAAWNDMMIKVEETVEDDSLGIGSVREAVQEALEQSGILKDKTELEIEQYLDAMVASLTAHSSKIKELRDRSDDPGDLVRPLRKHDTEDGLGADEASDEKQHENSGSNFDTADSEMQKASLTDLILKATEGIDNKAQNLKTFQRMFADLTTRAKDDDKEAIEDEQVTSAKDETSNDDELIEEEEEGDESDAAENTESPGRPQRELFGMFVTIRNQVNGEHVERPTNVRKEDDFDWSVQYNITELPDTRARKIYDKLKQRRKKVLAPTPSDNWDWYKMFQGKLPALSKKGEIFREMRTQQEAESPMHVAWERGAVSRENFQPPEK